In Limosilactobacillus sp. WILCCON 0051, a single window of DNA contains:
- the efp gene encoding elongation factor P: MIQTIDLKKGMVFERGGKLLKVLQINHHKPGKGNTLMQMDIQDVRTGSIVHTTMRPSEKVEQVNVDKKNAQYLYDEGNTAVFMDMETYEQYEISDEQLTEEKKYLVENMQVQMDFVGSELVGIELPTTVVLTVEHTEPMIKGATIDGGGKPATMSTGLVVNVPAFIKNGDQIIVNTMDGSYKSRA, encoded by the coding sequence ATGATTCAAACGATTGATTTGAAAAAGGGCATGGTTTTTGAACGTGGCGGCAAGCTGCTGAAAGTTTTGCAAATCAACCACCACAAGCCAGGCAAGGGTAACACGTTGATGCAAATGGACATCCAAGACGTTCGGACTGGCTCCATTGTGCACACGACGATGCGTCCTTCCGAAAAGGTTGAACAAGTCAACGTGGACAAGAAGAATGCTCAATACCTGTACGATGAAGGCAACACGGCTGTCTTCATGGACATGGAAACCTACGAACAATACGAAATCAGTGATGAACAGCTGACTGAAGAAAAGAAGTACTTGGTTGAAAACATGCAAGTGCAAATGGACTTTGTTGGCAGCGAACTGGTTGGTATTGAACTGCCAACGACGGTCGTTCTGACGGTTGAACACACGGAACCAATGATCAAGGGTGCAACGATCGATGGCGGTGGCAAGCCTGCTACGATGAGCACGGGTCTGGTTGTCAACGTGCCAGCCTTCATCAAGAACGGTGACCAAATCATCGTCAACACGATGGATGGCAGCTACAAGTCACGGGCCTAA
- a CDS encoding DUF308 domain-containing protein, producing the protein MIMEMDGYKKRFDWASLILGIVLVVLGCVSIMHPDKSLHLLCILVGVGLLLLGIYELWARSKMQEWLGYRSGWLLGTGILDIILGIVFLVYQNFGTTVIAVIFALWFIISSANELTIAGFFRQLNVGYYWLLFILDILGLIIGVVLLFSPMLSAITMVWLISFYLIVIGIVKIVQAF; encoded by the coding sequence ATGATTATGGAAATGGACGGATACAAAAAGCGTTTTGACTGGGCCAGTTTGATTTTGGGAATCGTACTGGTAGTACTGGGCTGCGTTTCAATCATGCACCCAGACAAATCGCTGCATCTGCTCTGTATCTTAGTTGGCGTTGGCTTGCTGCTGTTGGGGATCTATGAGCTTTGGGCCCGCAGCAAGATGCAGGAATGGCTCGGCTATCGTTCCGGCTGGCTGCTCGGTACCGGTATTCTAGACATCATTTTAGGGATTGTCTTTTTGGTATATCAAAACTTTGGTACGACCGTAATTGCCGTCATCTTCGCGCTCTGGTTCATTATCAGCTCAGCCAATGAATTAACGATTGCCGGTTTCTTCCGTCAGCTAAACGTTGGTTACTACTGGCTTTTGTTCATCCTCGACATTCTGGGACTGATCATCGGCGTAGTTCTGCTCTTCTCGCCGATGCTTTCGGCAATCACCATGGTTTGGCTGATTTCTTTCTACTTGATCGTGATTGGGATCGTAAAGATTGTTCAAGCCTTCTAG
- a CDS encoding LacI family DNA-binding transcriptional regulator, translating into MVAKLKDVAKLAGVSVTTVSRVINNYGSLSEKTINKVHEAMRELNYQPNALARAMQGKPSKFIGLIFPNIINPFYAELVNDLEYRLFAKGYKTIIASSAQNPDIEHDYLAMLMANQVDGIISGSHNLGIEEYQRIKAPIVSFDRYLADNIPIVSADSYRGGQMAAEYLIAKNVSHPAILIDEDTSVSPTLNRVQGAIDCFSAHQIEYVPLDAKKTNLETIFPGEYDGVMATNDVDALKIMRLAVRAGKRINKDFHVTGYDGSKMICELTPELPTVLQPTAELADLLIDTLMKRIKNPEAKLTPAPLAVAFHYPEDR; encoded by the coding sequence ATGGTAGCTAAACTAAAAGATGTCGCCAAGCTGGCTGGCGTTTCAGTCACGACGGTTTCCCGCGTCATCAACAACTATGGATCGCTAAGCGAAAAAACCATTAACAAGGTGCATGAGGCAATGCGTGAGCTGAACTATCAGCCCAATGCTCTGGCGCGAGCGATGCAGGGGAAGCCATCCAAATTTATCGGCCTGATCTTCCCGAACATTATTAACCCATTCTATGCGGAATTAGTAAATGATCTGGAATATCGTCTGTTTGCTAAGGGCTATAAAACGATTATTGCCTCATCAGCCCAAAATCCAGATATTGAGCATGACTACCTGGCGATGCTGATGGCCAACCAGGTCGATGGCATTATTTCAGGCTCGCATAATCTTGGAATTGAGGAATATCAGCGAATCAAGGCCCCAATCGTATCGTTTGACCGCTATCTGGCCGACAATATTCCAATCGTGTCGGCTGACAGCTATCGTGGCGGACAGATGGCAGCTGAGTACCTGATTGCTAAAAACGTCAGTCATCCAGCAATTTTGATTGACGAGGATACCTCGGTCTCGCCAACGCTTAATCGAGTCCAGGGGGCAATTGACTGTTTTTCCGCCCACCAAATCGAGTATGTGCCGCTGGATGCCAAGAAAACGAATCTTGAAACGATATTTCCTGGGGAATATGATGGCGTGATGGCAACCAATGACGTTGATGCCTTAAAGATCATGCGTCTGGCGGTACGGGCCGGCAAACGAATCAATAAGGACTTCCACGTTACAGGGTATGATGGCTCCAAGATGATTTGCGAGCTGACGCCAGAATTGCCAACGGTTCTGCAGCCGACTGCCGAGTTGGCGGATCTGCTGATCGATACACTGATGAAACGCATCAAGAATCCAGAGGCCAAGCTGACACCTGCACCATTAGCGGTGGCTTTTCACTATCCAGAAGACAGATAA
- a CDS encoding NAD(P)H-hydrate epimerase, giving the protein MEKPIVTAAQMKRCDSYTINHIGIPSLVLMERAALAVRDEILNALPIYLSHVVVVAGSGNNGGDGLAVARLLKIAGARVTILNVGNPDHASQEHQVQAHICQYYRIPQTSDLSVLDEASLIVDAIFGIGIDRPVAGHYVDVIKAMNDAKAFCVAVDMPSGINTDTGAVMGIAVKADLTVTFAFNKIGLTQNEGPQHAGRVVIADDMGTYWIDEHELADNQD; this is encoded by the coding sequence ATGGAAAAACCAATCGTTACCGCAGCCCAGATGAAACGCTGCGACAGCTACACCATCAATCACATCGGCATTCCTTCATTAGTTTTGATGGAACGAGCTGCGTTGGCCGTTCGCGATGAGATTCTCAATGCCCTGCCGATCTATTTAAGCCATGTCGTCGTTGTCGCCGGCAGCGGCAATAACGGCGGCGATGGTCTGGCAGTCGCCCGCTTGCTGAAGATTGCCGGTGCCCGCGTAACGATTCTCAACGTTGGCAATCCTGACCATGCCTCCCAAGAGCACCAGGTTCAAGCCCATATCTGCCAATACTATCGCATCCCGCAAACCAGCGACCTGAGCGTTTTAGATGAGGCCTCACTGATTGTGGATGCAATCTTTGGTATTGGCATTGATCGGCCGGTTGCTGGACACTACGTCGACGTTATCAAAGCCATGAATGATGCAAAAGCTTTTTGCGTCGCCGTTGATATGCCTTCTGGAATCAATACTGATACTGGCGCGGTCATGGGAATTGCGGTCAAAGCCGATCTAACCGTTACGTTTGCTTTCAACAAAATCGGGCTTACCCAAAACGAAGGTCCTCAGCATGCCGGCCGTGTCGTCATTGCCGATGATATGGGAACTTATTGGATTGATGAGCATGAACTGGCTGATAATCAGGATTAG
- a CDS encoding LBP_cg2779 family protein, which produces MSEPVNSLAAEIIEFERVHAMTDNQVAFGSQLSVERVHDIKSQSDLATDEEASLLRRFMQAKH; this is translated from the coding sequence ATGAGCGAACCAGTCAACAGTCTTGCAGCAGAAATCATCGAATTCGAACGGGTCCACGCAATGACCGACAACCAAGTCGCATTTGGCAGCCAATTGTCGGTTGAGCGCGTGCATGATATCAAGTCACAAAGCGATCTCGCTACTGACGAGGAAGCCAGTCTTTTGCGGCGCTTCATGCAGGCCAAGCACTAA
- a CDS encoding LVIS_2131 family protein yields the protein MNWNWLGWLLWIAAIVFMIWVTHYIRVKQLMLIAKTKRRFDKKLFARYVVLVVLALGWLGGMAYLSFFRRVSYDDTQAVKITTEYEALQLNSQDNDYYYVIAKHAQGGTRPIVSYTYWTDNAKMTTDARGTTIVDSDRLVTGQAAGYPWNMKKLKAYDSKTGHAFVAVMTIKYRNTVLNGMGVRCGKLADTHTLIRIPAANMVDQKK from the coding sequence ATGAATTGGAACTGGTTGGGATGGCTGCTTTGGATCGCGGCCATTGTTTTTATGATCTGGGTTACTCACTACATCCGCGTCAAGCAACTGATGCTGATTGCCAAGACGAAGCGCCGTTTTGACAAAAAATTGTTTGCACGTTATGTAGTGCTGGTTGTCTTGGCGCTTGGCTGGCTGGGCGGAATGGCATATCTGTCGTTTTTCCGGCGCGTTTCCTACGACGATACCCAAGCCGTTAAGATAACAACTGAATATGAAGCATTGCAGCTGAACAGTCAAGATAATGATTACTACTATGTGATTGCCAAACATGCTCAGGGCGGCACGCGGCCGATCGTTTCCTACACCTACTGGACGGATAATGCCAAAATGACGACTGACGCGCGGGGCACTACGATCGTTGACAGTGATCGCCTGGTTACTGGTCAGGCAGCCGGCTATCCTTGGAATATGAAAAAGCTGAAGGCCTATGACTCAAAAACGGGTCATGCTTTCGTTGCCGTAATGACGATCAAATATCGCAATACCGTCTTAAACGGGATGGGCGTTCGCTGCGGCAAGCTGGCTGATACGCATACGCTGATCAGAATTCCGGCTGCCAACATGGTTGATCAAAAAAAGTAA